A single genomic interval of Maniola jurtina chromosome 23, ilManJurt1.1, whole genome shotgun sequence harbors:
- the LOC123877207 gene encoding mitochondrial import receptor subunit TOM40 homolog 1, which produces MGAIASRYRVSNSGLTSTDIQNIENANKRENPGTLDELHKKTKDVMPVNFEGGKLMVNKGISNHFQMSHTLTMSSMQNGYKLGATYIGTKQISPTEAFPVVLGDVDPSGNVNFNLIHQLTPEIRIKGAAQVQECKLSATQGTLEYKGSDYTLALAVGKPDCSDKSSVLVGHYLQSVTKRLALGAELVYQSSARISGGEIAIASAAARYTMDDSEISATVGAASFHVCYFKQASEQLQVVAEMDTSFRGMESVGTIGYQVTIPKADLVFRGMADSNWNIGAVLEKKLQPLPFSFALSGMANQAKQQFKFGCGLIIG; this is translated from the exons ATGGGCGCTATAGCGAGCAGATACCGTGTCTCGAACTCTGGGCTTACAAGCACCGACATACAGAACATAGAAAATGCTAATAAACGTGAAAATCCAGGAACGTTGGATGAATTGCACAAAAAGACTAAAG atgTTATGCCGGTTAATTTTGAAGGAGGCAAGCTGATGGTCAATAAAGGAATATCTAATCATTTTCAA ATGTCACATACCCTCACAATGAGCTCAATGCAGAATGGCTACAAGTTGGGTGCAACATACATTGGCACTAAACAGATCTCCCCCACCGAGGCCTTCCCCGTTGTCCTGGGGGATGTGGACCCGTCAGGCAATGTCAACTTCAACCTCATACACCAGCTCACTCCGGAGATCAGAATCAAGGGTGCTGCACAA GTGCAAGAATGCAAGCTGTCAGCGACCCAAGGAACTCTAGAATACAAAGGCTCAGACTACACACTAGCACTAGCGGTGGGCAAGCCCGACTGCAGTGACAAATCTTCAGTGCTTGTTGGACATTATTTACAG TCAGTAACCAAGCGTTTAGCGCTGGGAGCAGAACTGGTGTACCAGTCGAGTGCGAGGATCTCTGGCGGAGAGATCGCCATCGCCTCTGCCGCCGCCAGATACACCATGGATG ATTCTGAAATATCAGCGACAGTGGGAGCGGCCAGTTTTCACGTCTGCTACTTCAAGCAGGCCAGTGAACAATTACAG GTGGTAGCAGAAATGGACACATCCTTCAGAGGCATGGAGTCGGTGGGCACCATTGGTTACCAAGTCACTATACCAAAGGCAGACCTCGTTTTTAGAG GCATGGCAGACTCAAATTGGAACATTGGCGCAGTGCTGGAAAAGAAGCTGCAACCTCTACCATTCTCCTTTGCCCTGTCAGGCATGGCCAACCAGGCCAAGCAGCAGTTCAAGTTTGGCTGCGGACTCATCATCGGCTAG